From Paenibacillus sp. V4I7, one genomic window encodes:
- the rpsA gene encoding 30S ribosomal protein S1, with the protein MSDEVKVEDQTQEVQETQETAVSQAEAEHALNNVAVLKKGATVKGKIVKVDADQAFVDIGYKYDGVIPVRELSTDAEATLLGQEVELKVVSINDAKETLVLSKRVVDNSKVWESLQGQLDSKEIIEATVSEVVKGGLVVDIGVRGFVPASMVERQFVEDFSSYKGRTLRLRVKEIDREKNKVILSQKDVLDEEFEANKKKIIEGLQVGQVLEGTVQRLTQFGAFIDIGGIDGLVHISELAWHHVEQASDVVKEGDKVKVQILKLDPSNDKISLSIKATQEGPWSNVEREFKAGDIVTGTVKRLAAFGAFVEVAPGVEGLVHISQIAHRHIGTPHEVLKEGQEVQVKILEINTAEKRVSLSIKDTEEAPEAPAGAAAPSASKPDRERQPRGDRDRGNSASHQKEIAGNENVSLSNQGLSMTLGERFGDKLSKFKK; encoded by the coding sequence ATGTCAGATGAAGTAAAAGTTGAAGATCAAACGCAAGAAGTACAAGAAACACAAGAAACAGCCGTATCGCAAGCAGAAGCTGAGCACGCGCTTAACAACGTTGCTGTGCTGAAGAAAGGCGCTACCGTTAAAGGCAAAATCGTTAAGGTAGACGCAGATCAAGCCTTCGTGGATATCGGTTACAAATACGATGGTGTTATCCCAGTTCGTGAACTTTCTACCGATGCAGAAGCAACACTGCTTGGACAAGAAGTTGAATTGAAAGTTGTTTCAATCAATGATGCGAAAGAAACATTGGTTCTTTCCAAACGTGTTGTTGACAACAGCAAAGTATGGGAGTCACTGCAAGGTCAGTTGGATAGCAAAGAAATCATTGAAGCTACTGTATCTGAAGTTGTAAAAGGCGGACTAGTTGTGGATATCGGCGTACGTGGATTCGTACCGGCTTCCATGGTTGAGCGTCAATTCGTTGAAGATTTCTCTTCTTACAAAGGCCGCACATTGCGTCTTCGTGTAAAAGAAATCGACCGCGAGAAAAACAAAGTGATCCTGTCTCAAAAAGATGTTCTAGATGAAGAATTCGAAGCTAACAAAAAGAAAATCATCGAAGGCCTTCAAGTGGGTCAAGTACTAGAGGGTACTGTTCAACGCTTGACTCAATTCGGTGCGTTTATTGATATCGGTGGCATCGACGGTCTTGTGCATATCTCTGAGCTAGCTTGGCACCATGTAGAACAAGCTTCCGATGTAGTCAAAGAAGGCGACAAAGTGAAGGTGCAAATCCTTAAGCTTGATCCTTCCAACGATAAAATCAGCTTGAGCATCAAAGCAACTCAAGAAGGCCCTTGGTCCAATGTTGAACGTGAGTTCAAAGCTGGCGATATCGTAACAGGTACAGTAAAACGTCTTGCAGCTTTCGGCGCATTCGTTGAAGTGGCTCCTGGTGTTGAAGGACTTGTGCATATTTCCCAAATTGCTCACCGTCACATCGGTACTCCGCATGAAGTATTGAAAGAAGGCCAAGAAGTTCAAGTGAAAATCTTAGAAATCAATACGGCTGAGAAACGCGTTAGCTTAAGCATTAAAGATACAGAGGAAGCTCCAGAAGCTCCGGCTGGTGCAGCGGCTCCATCTGCTTCTAAACCAGACAGAGAAAGACAACCAAGAGGCGATCGTGACCGCGGAAACAGCGCAAGTCACCAAAAAGAGATTGCTGGTAATGAGAACGTGTCCTTGAGCAATCAAGGTCTGTCCATGACACTTGGCGAGCGTTTTGGCGATAAACTTTCCAAATTCAAAAAGTAA